The following proteins are co-located in the Leptospira weilii genome:
- the sppA gene encoding signal peptide peptidase SppA codes for MFLNFLQIVLIPFRLIFQLIRWIRFRFLSNRHYFLEIPSEFTNHRKSFLMRLLSSKEENAFFTDFLLELKLLSQVPGLKKVSVLIQQPEYGFGEVLSIAEGLRILKESGVTLEGFALTGGLKSLFLLGICNERFSSESSEFFPVLPSTESFFFGNAGKKWGVKVETFQSGPYKSFGESFQRDKFSPKARENLNSLLKQMTDDLESLFKCYTGFALKTFSEPFLSAKTFKERKFITGFLNEEDFKENFLYLNYENEKEDQKPLAKELTLSSLYRFSKLRNFKLLPKRAPIVAVLPLKGTIHHDTIGKGEGKTDGISYYAVRNALKELRDESSVKAVVLEVDSPGGSAFVSELLYQEILKLQKKKPVYAYVQNVSASGGYYLSCGASKIYASPYGIVGSIGSISLRLDLKNFYSKLGVTKDRVGFYKYRDLLSEYGPIHPESKKLMEREIQESEGLFYKRVSEARKIPISTLDKRFGQGRVFTSSQFLKEKMIDSITDFLGLLEDIKQELKTQRLEIRYLPTLFTFQNFLRSLKPGFLINRLGGNFASPFPEVLQSTSINMMDPLRRKFQCTEAEFLVQSSFWNQG; via the coding sequence ATGTTTCTAAATTTTCTCCAAATCGTGTTGATTCCGTTCCGACTCATTTTTCAACTGATCCGTTGGATTCGATTTCGATTCTTATCGAATCGTCACTACTTTTTGGAAATTCCATCCGAATTTACAAACCATCGTAAATCTTTTTTGATGAGATTACTTTCCTCCAAAGAGGAAAATGCTTTTTTCACGGATTTTCTGTTAGAGCTCAAACTACTTTCTCAAGTTCCCGGGTTGAAAAAAGTTTCGGTTTTGATTCAGCAACCGGAATACGGATTCGGTGAAGTCTTAAGCATAGCGGAAGGATTACGGATTCTGAAAGAATCCGGAGTCACTCTGGAGGGATTTGCGCTTACCGGCGGACTCAAATCCTTATTTCTTTTAGGAATCTGTAATGAAAGATTCAGTTCGGAATCGTCGGAATTCTTTCCCGTTTTACCCTCTACAGAGTCATTTTTTTTCGGGAATGCTGGCAAGAAATGGGGGGTAAAAGTGGAAACTTTCCAAAGCGGGCCGTATAAATCCTTCGGAGAATCCTTTCAAAGGGATAAATTTTCGCCGAAAGCGCGAGAAAATCTAAACTCTCTCTTAAAACAGATGACGGACGATTTGGAGTCTCTTTTTAAATGTTATACTGGCTTTGCGCTCAAAACTTTTTCTGAACCTTTTCTATCCGCAAAAACGTTCAAGGAAAGAAAATTCATCACAGGATTTCTAAACGAAGAGGATTTTAAGGAGAATTTTCTTTATTTAAACTACGAAAACGAAAAAGAAGATCAAAAGCCACTCGCAAAAGAATTGACTCTTTCTTCTTTATATCGTTTTTCTAAATTAAGAAATTTTAAACTACTTCCGAAGAGGGCTCCGATCGTCGCGGTTCTTCCGCTCAAAGGAACGATTCATCACGACACGATCGGTAAGGGAGAAGGTAAAACAGATGGAATTTCGTATTACGCAGTTCGAAATGCGCTCAAGGAACTGAGAGACGAATCTTCCGTAAAAGCGGTCGTTCTGGAGGTGGATTCTCCCGGAGGTTCGGCCTTTGTTTCGGAACTTCTCTATCAAGAAATTCTAAAATTACAAAAGAAGAAACCGGTTTACGCATATGTACAAAACGTTTCTGCAAGCGGGGGTTATTATCTTTCCTGCGGGGCTTCAAAAATTTACGCCTCTCCATATGGAATTGTTGGAAGTATCGGTAGCATTTCTCTTCGTTTGGATCTGAAAAACTTTTACTCTAAATTGGGAGTGACTAAGGACAGGGTCGGCTTTTACAAATACAGAGATCTTCTTTCCGAGTATGGGCCGATTCATCCAGAATCCAAAAAGTTGATGGAACGGGAAATCCAAGAATCGGAAGGACTTTTTTACAAACGAGTTTCCGAGGCGAGAAAAATTCCAATCTCGACTTTGGATAAACGATTCGGTCAGGGAAGAGTTTTCACATCTAGTCAATTTTTAAAGGAAAAGATGATCGATTCCATCACGGACTTTTTGGGTTTATTAGAAGATATTAAACAGGAATTAAAAACGCAACGGTTGGAGATTCGATATTTACCCACCCTTTTCACATTTCAGAATTTTCTTAGATCTTTAAAGCCTGGGTTTTTAATCAATCGATTGGGCGGAAATTTCGCTTCTCCTTTTCCGGAGGTTTTGCAATCTACTTCCATCAATATGATGGATCCCTTGAGAAGAAAATTTCAATGCACGGAAGCGGAGTTCTTGGTACAATCCTCGTTTTGGAATCAAGGTTGA
- the uvrA gene encoding excinuclease ABC subunit UvrA produces MQEIRIRGAREHNLKNINVDIPRDKLVVITGLSGSGKSSLAFDTIYAEGQRRYVESLSAYARQFLGQMEKPDLDLIEGLSPAISIEQKTTHRNPRSTVGTVTEIYDYLRLLYARVGKPHCPECGTPIQSMSVDQITARVLAFPEGAKLQILAPIVAGKKGEHKDVLEKIRKDGFNRVRINGEIRTLDEEIVLKKNFKTSIEIVVDRIVMKDGIRSRLADSVETALKQSEGLVILDDGSKDHILSQKMACPNGHDIGFTELSPRMFSFNSPYGACEACDGLGSLLEFDEDLLVNDPELSLVDGCIEAWAGSKSNGFWFMATLKSLSDSLKFKMNTPWKDLPEKTRQTILYGDKKIKIEYDFRGANSHYEFTKEYEGVIPNLQRRYKDTKSDSMRQWFESYMTNHPCPSCKGKRLKRESLSVKVHNVPVDEFTSYSIERALKFVESLKVTGAEEIIAKPILKEIHQRLSFLNDVGVGYLTLERSAGSLSGGEAQRIRLATQIGSRLMGVLYILDEPSIGLHQRDNTKLISTLKNLRDLGNTVLVVEHDHETMEESDWLIDMGPGAGVHGGSVVCAGTPTDVAKHKDSLTGKYLSGRRNVPIPAKLRTGNGNRLQIIGAKENNLKNIDVNIPLGKLVVITGVSGSGKSTLINDILYNAAAHKVMKMKTLAGKHKSIKGFENIDKIINIDQSPIGRTPRSNPATYTGLFTPIREMFSGLEEAKLRGYGPGRFSFNVSGGRCETCEGDGILKIEMHFLPDVYVTCEVCKGKRYNQETLEVRYKGKNIFDVLEMTVEDANQFFENIPIVKRKLETLLEVGLGYIRLGQPATTFSGGEAQRIKLATELSKRPTGKTLYILDEPTTGLHFEDVRHLSEVLHTLVDRGNSMIVIEHNLDVIKQADWIVDMGPEGGDGGGCVIAEGIPKDVAKVKNSYTGQYLKKVFASENGKTPVSSSGSSSKNGIQKKKPPGK; encoded by the coding sequence TTGCAGGAAATTCGGATTCGCGGAGCAAGAGAACACAACCTTAAAAACATTAACGTGGATATTCCCAGAGATAAGCTCGTAGTTATTACGGGTTTATCCGGTTCCGGAAAATCTTCTCTCGCGTTTGATACGATCTATGCGGAAGGTCAGAGAAGGTATGTGGAAAGTTTGTCCGCATACGCACGTCAATTTTTGGGTCAGATGGAAAAACCCGATCTGGATCTGATCGAAGGTCTTTCGCCCGCCATTTCCATAGAACAAAAAACGACCCATCGAAATCCGAGATCCACTGTCGGAACAGTTACAGAAATCTACGATTATCTCAGGCTTTTATATGCCCGAGTCGGAAAACCGCATTGTCCAGAATGTGGAACTCCGATTCAATCCATGTCCGTCGATCAGATCACCGCGCGGGTTCTCGCGTTTCCGGAAGGAGCCAAACTACAGATTCTCGCGCCTATCGTTGCGGGAAAAAAAGGAGAACACAAGGATGTTCTCGAAAAAATCCGCAAAGACGGTTTCAATCGGGTAAGAATCAACGGAGAAATCCGAACCCTCGACGAAGAGATCGTATTAAAAAAGAATTTTAAGACCTCCATCGAAATCGTAGTCGATCGAATCGTGATGAAGGATGGAATTCGCAGCCGTCTCGCCGATTCCGTGGAAACCGCTCTCAAACAATCCGAAGGTCTCGTGATTTTGGATGACGGTTCCAAGGATCATATTCTTTCGCAGAAGATGGCTTGTCCGAACGGACATGATATCGGTTTTACCGAACTTTCTCCTCGAATGTTTTCCTTCAATTCTCCTTATGGAGCTTGTGAGGCCTGCGACGGTTTGGGAAGTTTGCTCGAATTCGACGAAGATCTTTTGGTCAACGATCCCGAACTTTCTCTGGTGGACGGTTGTATCGAAGCCTGGGCCGGTTCCAAGAGCAACGGCTTTTGGTTTATGGCTACATTGAAGTCCTTATCCGATTCTTTAAAGTTTAAGATGAACACTCCTTGGAAGGATCTTCCCGAAAAAACGAGACAAACGATTTTGTACGGAGATAAGAAAATCAAAATCGAATACGATTTCCGAGGAGCCAATTCCCATTACGAATTCACGAAAGAATACGAGGGTGTGATTCCGAATCTGCAAAGAAGATACAAGGATACAAAATCGGATTCCATGCGACAGTGGTTCGAATCCTACATGACCAATCATCCTTGTCCTTCCTGCAAAGGCAAACGTCTGAAACGGGAAAGTCTTTCCGTAAAGGTGCATAATGTTCCCGTGGACGAATTCACTTCGTATTCGATCGAAAGAGCCTTGAAGTTCGTCGAAAGTCTCAAGGTTACCGGAGCGGAGGAAATCATCGCGAAACCGATCTTGAAGGAAATTCATCAGAGACTTTCCTTCTTAAACGACGTAGGAGTCGGTTATTTAACCCTGGAAAGAAGCGCGGGCTCCTTGTCGGGAGGAGAAGCGCAGCGTATCCGACTTGCGACTCAGATCGGTTCGAGACTGATGGGTGTTCTTTACATTCTGGACGAACCTTCCATCGGTCTTCATCAAAGAGACAACACAAAGTTGATCTCTACTCTTAAAAATCTGAGAGATTTGGGAAACACCGTTCTTGTGGTGGAACATGATCACGAAACCATGGAAGAATCCGATTGGCTGATCGACATGGGTCCTGGCGCAGGAGTTCACGGAGGTTCCGTAGTTTGCGCGGGAACTCCCACGGACGTGGCCAAACACAAGGATTCTCTTACCGGTAAATATCTTTCCGGAAGAAGAAACGTTCCGATTCCCGCAAAGCTCAGGACCGGAAACGGAAATCGGCTTCAGATCATCGGAGCCAAAGAAAACAATCTCAAGAACATAGACGTAAACATTCCTCTTGGAAAGTTAGTCGTCATTACGGGCGTTTCCGGTTCCGGCAAGTCCACTCTCATCAACGACATTCTCTACAACGCCGCCGCGCATAAAGTGATGAAGATGAAAACCTTGGCGGGAAAACACAAATCGATCAAAGGTTTCGAGAACATCGACAAGATCATCAATATCGACCAATCTCCGATCGGTAGAACTCCCCGTTCCAATCCCGCGACTTACACGGGATTGTTTACTCCGATACGGGAAATGTTTTCGGGTCTGGAAGAGGCGAAACTACGCGGTTACGGTCCGGGGAGATTCAGCTTTAACGTGAGCGGAGGACGCTGCGAAACCTGCGAAGGCGACGGGATTCTCAAGATCGAAATGCACTTTCTGCCGGACGTGTACGTGACCTGCGAAGTTTGCAAAGGAAAACGATACAATCAAGAAACATTAGAAGTTCGTTATAAAGGAAAGAATATATTCGACGTTCTTGAAATGACCGTGGAGGACGCGAACCAATTCTTCGAAAACATTCCCATCGTAAAAAGAAAATTGGAAACCCTTTTGGAAGTGGGACTCGGTTACATACGGCTCGGACAACCCGCGACCACATTCTCCGGAGGAGAAGCGCAAAGAATCAAACTCGCGACGGAGCTTTCCAAACGGCCGACCGGAAAAACATTGTATATCCTCGACGAACCCACGACCGGACTTCATTTCGAAGACGTTAGACACCTTTCCGAAGTGCTTCACACGCTTGTGGATCGAGGCAATTCTATGATCGTGATCGAACACAATCTGGACGTGATCAAACAAGCGGATTGGATTGTGGACATGGGACCCGAAGGAGGGGATGGGGGAGGGTGTGTCATAGCGGAAGGGATTCCGAAAGATGTGGCAAAAGTAAAAAATTCCTATACAGGTCAATATCTTAAGAAAGTATTTGCATCCGAAAACGGTAAAACCCCTGTATCATCGAGCGGCTCTTCGAGTAAAAACGGAATACAGAAAAAAAAACCGCCCGGGAAATAA
- a CDS encoding S1/P1 nuclease, producing MKTINRIKFTALTIIVLLGNSNVYAWGHQGHKAIGIIAQHLLANSKEFEEINNILGGFTLEEISTCPDELRVFQSAKKPMSPVCNQIFTNPEPPTNTGSWHFIDTPISQSNHPTHEDIVKACKSACVITEIDRWSNILADATQANAKRLQALSFVVHFIGDIHQPLHVAERNHDFGGNKVKVRIGKYKTNLHSFWDTNLVDYISTNPISTTILLKSDIAFAQTEAQTTPETWALQGFQFARNVAYDGIPIDYSSIVKISNTYIQNAIPVVKHQLASAGVRLSQHLTKIFSSPRK from the coding sequence ATGAAAACAATCAATCGTATAAAATTCACGGCTTTAACTATAATCGTTTTATTAGGAAATTCAAATGTTTATGCCTGGGGACATCAGGGGCACAAAGCAATTGGAATTATTGCGCAACATCTATTGGCTAATTCCAAAGAATTTGAAGAAATTAATAACATTCTAGGAGGTTTCACTTTAGAAGAGATATCAACATGTCCTGATGAACTTAGAGTATTCCAATCTGCAAAGAAGCCGATGAGCCCAGTTTGCAATCAAATCTTTACTAATCCCGAGCCACCTACAAACACCGGTTCGTGGCATTTTATAGACACTCCCATTTCACAGTCCAATCATCCTACGCACGAAGATATAGTAAAGGCTTGCAAATCCGCTTGCGTAATCACTGAGATAGATAGATGGAGTAATATATTAGCAGATGCTACTCAGGCTAATGCTAAGAGATTACAGGCTCTTTCATTTGTTGTGCATTTTATTGGAGATATACACCAACCTTTGCATGTCGCGGAAAGGAATCATGATTTTGGCGGCAATAAAGTAAAAGTGAGGATCGGGAAATATAAGACTAACTTACACAGTTTCTGGGATACAAATTTAGTAGATTATATCAGTACAAATCCCATCTCAACGACTATCCTTCTAAAATCAGATATAGCTTTTGCACAAACTGAAGCACAAACTACTCCCGAAACCTGGGCGCTTCAAGGTTTTCAATTTGCTCGTAATGTCGCTTATGACGGGATTCCTATCGATTATTCTTCTATCGTAAAGATTTCAAATACATATATCCAAAACGCTATACCAGTAGTGAAGCATCAGCTGGCAAGCGCAGGGGTCAGATTATCGCAACATCTCACTAAGATATTTTCAAGTCCCCGTAAATAA
- a CDS encoding DUF736 family protein has product MSKTVGRMEERVDKKEGVKFFNLEISFPFSPKMEFYVRENSKKNAPDAKASAPDFLVYYARNQVGAAWKKTSKNNSTEYLSCEIMAPLHLQGKLNFALFPDPDAPGDYNVSYSEPMEKKPSQEEVPY; this is encoded by the coding sequence ATGAGTAAAACAGTCGGACGTATGGAAGAGAGGGTAGATAAAAAGGAGGGAGTGAAATTTTTTAACTTAGAAATCAGTTTTCCGTTTTCGCCTAAGATGGAATTTTACGTGAGAGAAAATTCTAAAAAAAACGCGCCCGATGCCAAGGCCTCCGCACCCGATTTCCTTGTTTACTACGCACGGAATCAGGTGGGAGCCGCTTGGAAAAAGACATCTAAGAACAACTCTACAGAATATCTTTCTTGCGAGATAATGGCACCCCTGCATCTACAGGGCAAGCTGAATTTTGCGTTGTTTCCGGACCCGGACGCACCTGGGGACTACAACGTTTCGTATTCGGAACCGATGGAGAAAAAACCGTCTCAAGAAGAGGTTCCGTATTAA
- a CDS encoding replication initiation factor domain-containing protein: MDEVISKTSVPDFLKRPFVDWLSFTVEYSDVSWTWLQNTFGELKVEEKGYKTGHTHTFRASGDVFGAFSPNRRSQKIYVSLSSKALFNLGLSADGLSKLIEEAIQLKGRFTRIDLAQDDYEGLLNLDRIYEKLDRKEVLTRFRGYTEFEAIGDRIESGSLFVDPKLGKMGYTLYIGAMRKSNVFVRIYDKKLQVGPECVWPIWNRLEFQLMGPAADQYCNPTWNVNPETGEILNTNERFPDPRRARFEDRSFPKTAYYYIKFLEPTYVQKTNSLGHYYLSEKQKHFWIPCKWWTGFLKTSQGQTIGLPKHETGLEEIDNWLRNQVAGAFSLMADLHGDNYSEDLRAEGTEKQKRNKKYQRLKEEFLEKKSKSKALEPKNEVPF; the protein is encoded by the coding sequence ATGGATGAAGTTATTTCTAAAACTTCCGTTCCTGATTTTTTAAAACGTCCGTTTGTGGACTGGCTTTCATTTACCGTGGAATATTCGGACGTATCTTGGACGTGGCTCCAAAATACGTTTGGGGAATTAAAAGTAGAAGAGAAAGGATACAAGACCGGCCATACGCACACGTTCCGGGCAAGCGGGGATGTGTTCGGTGCGTTCTCTCCGAATAGACGGAGTCAAAAAATTTACGTGTCTTTGTCGTCGAAGGCCCTTTTTAATTTAGGACTTTCCGCGGACGGCCTTTCTAAATTGATTGAGGAGGCGATTCAGTTAAAGGGTAGATTTACCCGGATTGATTTAGCCCAAGATGATTATGAGGGTCTTTTAAATCTGGATCGTATCTATGAAAAATTGGATCGAAAAGAAGTCCTTACGCGTTTTCGAGGATACACCGAGTTTGAGGCGATTGGCGATAGAATAGAATCGGGTTCTCTATTTGTCGATCCAAAGCTTGGAAAAATGGGATATACGTTGTATATCGGAGCGATGAGAAAGAGTAACGTATTCGTCCGAATTTATGACAAAAAATTACAGGTAGGTCCGGAATGTGTGTGGCCAATTTGGAATCGGTTGGAATTTCAGTTAATGGGTCCGGCCGCCGATCAGTATTGTAATCCCACATGGAACGTAAATCCGGAGACCGGCGAAATTCTAAATACGAACGAACGTTTTCCGGATCCACGACGTGCGAGGTTTGAAGATAGGAGTTTTCCTAAAACCGCGTATTACTATATTAAGTTTTTGGAACCTACGTATGTTCAGAAAACAAATAGTTTAGGGCATTACTATTTATCCGAAAAACAAAAACATTTTTGGATTCCTTGTAAATGGTGGACCGGGTTTTTAAAAACTTCACAAGGCCAAACGATCGGATTGCCGAAGCATGAGACTGGACTCGAAGAAATAGACAACTGGTTACGGAATCAAGTTGCTGGAGCATTTTCGCTGATGGCTGACCTGCATGGAGACAATTATTCTGAAGATTTAAGAGCGGAAGGGACCGAAAAACAAAAAAGGAACAAAAAATACCAGAGACTAAAAGAAGAATTTTTAGAGAAAAAATCAAAATCGAAAGCTTTGGAACCAAAAAATGAGGTCCCGTTTTAA
- a CDS encoding DUF4160 domain-containing protein, which produces MPLISEFYGIKIYINYLDHNPPHIHVYYAEHSAVIGINDLKVMEGHLPKVAKKLVLEWMFKNRKALQKNWDRATKREALVKIKPLD; this is translated from the coding sequence ATGCCTTTAATCAGCGAATTCTATGGAATTAAAATATACATAAACTACTTAGACCACAATCCTCCTCATATTCACGTCTATTACGCCGAACATTCCGCTGTAATTGGAATCAATGACTTAAAGGTCATGGAGGGACATTTACCGAAGGTTGCGAAAAAATTGGTTTTGGAATGGATGTTTAAAAATCGAAAAGCGTTGCAAAAAAATTGGGATCGTGCTACCAAAAGGGAAGCGCTCGTTAAAATAAAGCCGTTAGATTAG
- a CDS encoding DUF2442 domain-containing protein — protein MKKIISVKPEFDSLSVRVKFDSGEDFMFNLSDNLFGPIGTELKKRSQFDSVKVDPLTGSIEWENGFDVCPDFLYKEYKKQSKRSFKKI, from the coding sequence ATGAAAAAAATTATCAGTGTAAAACCGGAATTTGATTCCCTATCCGTTCGAGTTAAATTTGATTCGGGGGAAGATTTTATGTTTAATCTTTCTGACAATCTTTTCGGCCCGATCGGAACCGAACTTAAAAAACGTTCCCAATTCGATTCTGTAAAAGTGGACCCGCTGACGGGTTCAATCGAGTGGGAAAATGGGTTTGATGTTTGTCCGGATTTTCTCTACAAAGAATATAAAAAACAGAGCAAACGAAGTTTTAAAAAAATTTAA
- a CDS encoding D-Ala-D-Ala carboxypeptidase family metallohydrolase, with amino-acid sequence MNLSKNFTLAELTVTQTGLPNVPDEKQIANLKRLCETILEPLRETIGCPVGINSGYRSPAVNRKVKGSVTSQHMAGEAADICVVGMSTLDLVKIIVRLKLPFHQLINEGTATGVTWVHVSVAPIGIKPKREILNAFGIPGKMKYQRVSVG; translated from the coding sequence ATGAACCTTTCTAAAAACTTTACGTTAGCCGAATTAACGGTTACTCAGACGGGTCTTCCAAACGTTCCCGACGAAAAACAAATCGCAAATTTAAAACGACTTTGTGAAACAATCCTCGAGCCTTTGCGTGAGACAATCGGGTGCCCGGTCGGGATCAATTCCGGTTATCGTTCCCCGGCCGTGAACAGAAAAGTCAAGGGAAGTGTAACGTCCCAGCACATGGCAGGCGAAGCCGCGGACATTTGTGTTGTGGGAATGAGCACTCTGGACCTTGTGAAAATAATTGTGAGGTTGAAATTGCCATTTCATCAACTCATCAACGAAGGGACTGCGACAGGAGTTACCTGGGTTCACGTTTCTGTTGCGCCTATTGGAATTAAACCGAAACGGGAAATTCTAAACGCGTTTGGGATCCCCGGAAAAATGAAATACCAACGGGTTTCGGTAGGATAA
- a CDS encoding M15 family metallopeptidase, translated as MAVISSLESVDPRLVSFFQDLKRTLPGVYVFESRRSWARQAKLYAACKTGTGSCPAAAPGSSAHQFGRALDINGFSAEKDRKSIESVLVRHPDIEWGIDWKQSDPPHFQIRNWSKGLSFSEKIFDGGLWVWAVIAIILIYILSR; from the coding sequence GTGGCCGTCATTTCCTCTCTCGAATCTGTGGATCCGCGTCTCGTTTCGTTTTTCCAGGATTTGAAACGGACGCTTCCCGGCGTTTATGTTTTCGAGTCCCGCCGGTCGTGGGCAAGGCAAGCGAAACTTTATGCGGCCTGCAAGACAGGAACCGGTTCTTGTCCGGCGGCCGCGCCTGGAAGTTCCGCGCACCAATTCGGTCGTGCGTTGGATATCAACGGTTTTAGCGCGGAAAAGGACCGAAAATCAATTGAATCCGTTCTAGTACGTCATCCGGATATTGAGTGGGGTATCGATTGGAAACAATCAGACCCGCCGCATTTTCAAATTCGAAACTGGAGCAAAGGGCTTTCGTTCTCTGAAAAAATCTTCGATGGAGGTTTGTGGGTATGGGCTGTAATTGCAATCATTCTAATATACATTCTGAGTCGTTAA
- the tnpB gene encoding IS66 family insertion sequence element accessory protein TnpB (TnpB, as the term is used for proteins encoded by IS66 family insertion elements, is considered an accessory protein, since TnpC, encoded by a neighboring gene, is a DDE family transposase.), whose amino-acid sequence MELNPGNRKVYLRPGVTDLRKSINTLAMIVEGKMKKDPYEESLFLFCNRKKDKLKMLYWDRSGFCLWQKRLEESKFPWPNTEEEVQKIPVERLDWLLNGIDFFKEHKKLKYKKVS is encoded by the coding sequence ATGGAGCTAAATCCTGGCAATAGAAAAGTGTATTTGCGACCTGGAGTCACGGATTTAAGAAAGTCGATCAATACACTTGCGATGATCGTAGAAGGTAAAATGAAGAAAGATCCGTATGAAGAAAGCCTATTTTTATTCTGCAATCGCAAGAAAGACAAATTAAAAATGCTCTACTGGGACAGGAGTGGATTTTGTCTTTGGCAGAAGAGATTGGAGGAAAGTAAATTTCCTTGGCCGAATACGGAGGAAGAAGTTCAAAAGATTCCTGTGGAAAGATTAGATTGGCTATTGAACGGAATCGATTTCTTTAAAGAGCACAAGAAATTAAAATACAAAAAAGTAAGCTGA
- the tnpA gene encoding IS66 family insertion sequence element accessory protein TnpA, whose translation MKKTTIDWPKEFEAFSKSGLSQPQYCKERRLKYTTFRYHWERRLKKQDKDGFVEVPNSVVNVSSAFGPEFLIFKIDSSGKAHLAINLQLGLKQWS comes from the coding sequence ATGAAAAAAACGACTATCGACTGGCCAAAAGAGTTTGAGGCATTTTCCAAAAGCGGGCTTTCCCAGCCTCAGTATTGTAAAGAAAGGCGACTCAAATACACAACGTTCCGCTACCATTGGGAGAGACGATTAAAAAAACAGGACAAAGACGGCTTTGTGGAAGTTCCTAATTCAGTAGTAAACGTTAGCTCTGCTTTCGGACCTGAATTTTTAATCTTTAAAATAGATTCATCAGGCAAGGCACATCTCGCAATCAATCTTCAACTTGGTTTAAAGCAATGGAGCTAA